A stretch of the Sinorhizobium alkalisoli genome encodes the following:
- a CDS encoding site-2 protease family protein, producing the protein MAWSFKIGTIGGTAIRVHVTFAILLAWIWLMHYRIGGTPAAIAGIAFVLAIFVCVVLHEFGHIAVARHFGVKTPDITLLPIGGVARLERMPEEPKEEFLIAIAGPLVNVAIAGILLLLLGTTAGMEQIQDIEDPQLGFLARLAGVNIFLVLFNLIPAFPMDGGRVLRAALASRMSWSRATQVAATIGQGLAFVFGFVGLFYNPLLIFIGIFVYLAATAEAQNAQIRDLSDSVLVGDVMITEFARLERSASIDEAIESLLATTQREFPVVDGAGHFMGLLTRDDIIRNLKESGSATPVVQAMRQDVPTVHFRKRLEESLRLMQQANSPAVAVVDSHNHLVGLMTHENIGEMMMVRAAAAGGFRFGHLRRSKPDARI; encoded by the coding sequence ATGGCTTGGTCCTTCAAAATCGGAACGATCGGTGGCACCGCGATCCGCGTGCATGTGACCTTCGCGATCCTGCTTGCTTGGATATGGCTGATGCACTATCGCATCGGCGGCACTCCTGCGGCCATTGCAGGCATTGCGTTCGTGCTGGCGATCTTCGTCTGCGTCGTTCTGCATGAATTCGGCCATATTGCCGTTGCCCGTCACTTCGGCGTCAAAACACCCGACATCACGCTGCTGCCCATCGGCGGCGTCGCGCGCCTGGAGCGCATGCCGGAAGAACCGAAGGAGGAGTTCCTGATCGCCATTGCCGGCCCACTCGTCAATGTGGCGATCGCCGGGATTCTTCTTCTGCTGCTCGGCACGACGGCGGGCATGGAACAGATACAGGATATCGAGGACCCGCAGCTTGGCTTCCTGGCACGGCTCGCCGGAGTCAATATCTTTCTGGTCCTTTTCAATTTGATCCCGGCCTTCCCGATGGACGGCGGCCGCGTGCTGCGTGCCGCGCTCGCCTCTCGCATGAGTTGGTCCCGCGCGACCCAGGTCGCCGCCACCATCGGCCAGGGCCTTGCCTTCGTCTTCGGCTTCGTCGGCCTCTTCTACAACCCGCTGCTGATATTCATCGGCATTTTCGTCTACTTGGCCGCGACTGCGGAGGCTCAGAACGCGCAGATCCGCGATCTTTCCGACAGCGTGCTGGTCGGCGATGTGATGATCACGGAATTTGCACGGCTCGAGCGGTCGGCAAGCATCGACGAGGCGATCGAGAGCCTGCTGGCGACGACGCAACGCGAGTTCCCCGTGGTCGACGGCGCCGGACATTTCATGGGGCTCCTCACACGCGACGACATCATCCGGAACCTGAAAGAGAGCGGCTCGGCCACACCGGTCGTTCAGGCGATGCGCCAGGACGTGCCGACCGTCCATTTCCGCAAGCGTCTCGAGGAAAGCCTGCGATTGATGCAGCAGGCGAATTCGCCAGCCGTTGCAGTCGTTGACAGCCACAACCACCTCGTCGGTCTGATGACGCACGAGAATATCGGGGAGATGATGATGGTGCGCGCCGCTGCGGCAGGCGGCTTCCGCTTTGGTCATTTGCGCCGGAGCAAGCCCGACGCACGGATCTGA
- a CDS encoding S41 family peptidase, with product MPEPGRALEPPRSGHPIFDRAVELVLDNFYDPSALERFGAAVRREVQDADDPLTENSPAARVDTAIDTVLASLGASHTARFTSDTIDYYELSDIFRFAIRNDIRRVFPPNGDVSYTGIGMVTRLEGGGRFVSDVYDGGPADRAGIRIGDEILLVDGAPYREIASFRNRVGESVEIALRRDRDAPPSTVAVTVERMRPLESFAKAIDESIEMKLREGRRIGYLRLWTLSTSDGLEIVARALATGRLKDAEGVVVDLRGRWGGGPPDAAELFVGGVPNFRLIARSGKETVANALWHRPVVAIIDDGARSGLELFAYALKTNGIPLVGTRTAGALLAGRAFILPDDSLLEVAVSDAVIENGLRLEGRGVEPDIPVPFSLPFANGRDPQLDAAMEEMQRILAKG from the coding sequence ATGCCCGAGCCGGGCCGCGCGCTTGAGCCGCCCCGCTCCGGTCACCCGATCTTCGACCGCGCCGTCGAATTGGTGCTCGACAATTTCTACGACCCCTCTGCCCTCGAGCGGTTTGGCGCAGCGGTACGGCGGGAAGTCCAGGATGCGGACGATCCACTGACGGAAAACAGCCCGGCGGCGCGCGTCGACACCGCAATCGACACCGTATTGGCGAGTCTCGGCGCTTCGCACACCGCCCGCTTCACCAGCGATACGATCGACTATTACGAACTCTCCGACATCTTCCGCTTCGCAATCCGCAACGATATCAGGCGCGTGTTTCCGCCGAACGGCGATGTCAGCTATACCGGCATCGGGATGGTGACGCGGCTCGAAGGGGGCGGACGGTTCGTCAGCGATGTCTATGACGGCGGCCCGGCGGACCGCGCCGGCATCCGGATCGGCGACGAGATCCTGCTTGTCGACGGAGCCCCGTACAGGGAGATCGCTTCCTTCCGGAACAGAGTCGGAGAGAGCGTCGAGATCGCCTTGCGCCGCGATCGCGATGCACCACCCTCCACCGTCGCCGTGACGGTGGAGCGTATGCGCCCGCTGGAGTCGTTCGCCAAGGCGATCGACGAGAGCATAGAGATGAAGCTGCGCGAGGGGCGTCGCATCGGCTATCTGCGCCTCTGGACGCTCTCCACGTCCGATGGACTTGAGATCGTCGCCCGCGCACTTGCCACCGGGCGCCTCAAGGATGCCGAGGGCGTCGTCGTCGACCTGCGCGGGCGCTGGGGCGGCGGGCCGCCGGACGCGGCCGAACTCTTCGTCGGCGGCGTACCCAACTTCCGGCTGATCGCGCGCAGTGGGAAAGAAACGGTAGCCAATGCCCTGTGGCACCGGCCGGTCGTCGCGATCATTGATGATGGCGCGAGAAGCGGTCTCGAGCTCTTCGCCTATGCACTGAAAACAAACGGCATACCACTCGTCGGAACGCGCACGGCCGGGGCGCTGCTTGCAGGGCGTGCCTTTATCCTTCCCGACGACAGCCTGCTCGAAGTAGCCGTCTCGGACGCTGTGATCGAGAACGGCCTGCGGCTCGAAGGGCGCGGGGTCGAGCCGGATATTCCCGTGCCATTCAGCCTCCCTTTTGCCAATGGTCGCGACCCACAACTCGACGCGGCCATGGAGGAGATGCAGCGCATCCTTGCCAAGGGTTGA